From the genome of Natrinema marinum:
GTTCGGCCTCCCGGGAGGCCGATCACGTCATGTACATCCGCGCCGGGCCGGAGATCAGCGTCGCCGCGACGAAGACGTTCGCCTCCCAGCAGGTCGCGCTCGCGATGCTCTCGGACGCCCTCACGGACGCTTCATCGCGAGGATCAGTGGAGGCCCTTCGGGCGTTGCCGGACCAGATACAGTCGATCCTCGACGATTCCCGCGCGAGGGAGAGCGCCGACACGTACGCGGACGCAGATGCCTACTTCTTCATCGGCCGCGGCTACGGCGCGCCGGTCGCACTCGAGGGCGCGCTGAAGATGAAAGAGATCACGTACAAGCACGCGGAGGGGTTCCCAGCCGGCGAACTGAAACACGGCCCGCTGGCGCTCGTGAACGAGCGGACGCCAGTGGTCGCGGTCGTCAGCGGGGAATCGAAGTCGGAGAAGATGCTCGGGAACGTAAAGGAGGTCGAAGCCCGCGGCGCGCCCGTGATCGCGGTGACGGATTCGGCGGGCGAGGTCCAAAGCGATGTCGACGATATCCTGCGAGTTCCCCAGACGAAGCCGCGTTTCATGCCGATTCTGGCGAACGTACAGCTCCAACTGCTGTCGTACTGGACCGCCCACCGACTCGGTCGGTCGATCGACAAGCCGCGAAACCTCGCGAAGAGTGTCACGGTCGAATGACCGACTACGGACGTCGAGCTCAGTCGTCGGAGCCGTCCCGATGCTCGTCGAGCGCCTCGTCGATCGTCAACTCGCCGGCGGCGACCCGCCGCGCGAGGACCTCGTCGATCGCTCGATTGTGCTCACTCTGCTCACGCGAGCGGTCTTTGATGACCTGGATCTCGCCGTCCGTCGGCTCGATCTCGCGTGCGTCGACGACCTCTCCCTTGAGTCGCGCGATGTTGACTGCAGCCAGTACGTCGCCCATCCCTCGCGCGCCCGTGCCGAGATAGGGCGTCGTCCCCGTCTCGTCGACGAGTTCGACCTCGACATCCTCGAGGTCGGTGACGAGTTTCGCGCTCTCGAGGCGCGAGCCGTCGCCGATCCGGACGATCGGAGAGGGGGCCTCGGCGGCCTCGCGCTGGATCACGTCGACGGCGTCGCCAAGCGGCACCTGAAAGGCGGCGACGATCGTCTCGCCGGTGCAGACGGCGATGCCGGGTTTGCGGCCGGGATCGACGCCGATGATCGTCCGGCCGCCGTCGCCGCGGACCGCGGCCAGGGCCTGATCGACCGCGCGCCGGGGGTCGTCGGGGTCGGCGACGATCGTCGGCACGTCGGCGAAGTCGTCGGCGTGATCGGCTCCGGTGACGACCACCGTCGTTCGCTCCGGCAGCTCCTCGTCGGGCTCGACGGTCGTAAACGTCGTCCCGCGGTCGCGAAGCTCGTTGACGGCGCCGTGGTACACCTCGAAGTCTGCCGTCGCGACGACGATCACAGCGGCGCTTCGCTCCCGCAGCCAATAAACGTGCGCGACCTGCCCGCGTCCGGCGCGGTAGTCGGACCGGCACTCGCTCGGGGGGCCGGACGAACCCCGAGTTCGGCCCGATCCGGGCTCGCCGCCCATCATCGACCCGTTCCGGGGGCTTTTTGCGCGTACCCTGCCAACTCGAACCGTGATCGACGAGGCGATTCCAACCGGCTGTGGCCCGGTCGACGAGTTGCTCGGTGGGGGGTTCGAACGCGGCACCGTCACGCAGTTGTACGGTCCGCCGGCCGCCGGGAAGACGAACCTCGCGCTGTCGGCGGCCGTGGAGACGGCCGTCGACGGCGGCACCGTCGTCTACATCGACACCGAAGGGGTCTCGGTCGACCGCTTCCAGCAGCTGCTCGAGGCCGCCGTCGACGACGAGCCCGCGCGAGACGGCGGCGACGAGTCGGTCGACGACGTCGAGGCCGTCGCCTCGCGAATCGTCATCGAGGACGCGCTGGACTTCGAGGAACAGGCCGAAGCCGTCCGCGACGCCGAGGAGTTCGCCGAGCGCGC
Proteins encoded in this window:
- the radB gene encoding DNA repair and recombination protein RadB gives rise to the protein MIDEAIPTGCGPVDELLGGGFERGTVTQLYGPPAAGKTNLALSAAVETAVDGGTVVYIDTEGVSVDRFQQLLEAAVDDEPARDGGDESVDDVEAVASRIVIEDALDFEEQAEAVRDAEEFAERADLIVLDSATGFYRLERTGDGDEGEALRSVTRQVTHLLSLARKHDLAVVLTNQVFADPDSDRTKGLGGNTLEHWTGVIVRLERFRGGNRRATLEKHRSKPAGESAQFQITDAGLEGGDGAARP